One Gemmatimonadaceae bacterium DNA window includes the following coding sequences:
- a CDS encoding DUF1579 family protein, which produces MNRTATLIGGTLLAMSAVVANPDRVLSAPTRTAALRLSPEHDRLTAMAGTWDVDMTFWFQPGASGVTVKGTSTIRPLLGGLFIEEKIDGVLNGTPFTTLSWTGFNTGTREYEATRIASTNTIRITENGLWDERTRRFELKGSYKLAGDTWTQRTVIQPTAVDSMVVASYLSFAKIPEWKAVEIRYKRTSK; this is translated from the coding sequence ATGAACCGCACGGCCACGTTGATCGGCGGGACCCTCCTTGCCATGAGCGCCGTCGTCGCGAACCCCGATCGAGTCCTCTCCGCGCCGACCCGAACAGCGGCGCTCCGACTTAGTCCAGAGCATGACCGACTAACGGCGATGGCGGGCACTTGGGACGTGGACATGACATTCTGGTTCCAGCCGGGCGCGTCCGGGGTGACGGTCAAAGGCACGTCGACGATTCGCCCGCTGCTCGGCGGTCTGTTCATCGAAGAGAAGATCGACGGCGTCTTGAATGGCACGCCGTTCACGACGCTGTCGTGGACGGGCTTCAACACCGGCACGCGAGAGTACGAAGCCACCCGCATCGCGAGCACCAACACGATCCGCATCACCGAGAACGGATTGTGGGACGAGCGGACGAGACGGTTCGAGCTGAAGGGGTCGTACAAGCTGGCGGGGGATACCTGGACGCAACGGACTGTCATTCAACCGACGGCCGTCGATAGCATGGTGGTGGCGAGCTACCTGAGTTTCGCCAAGATTCCCGAGTGGAAGGCGGTGGAAATTCGATACAAGAGAACGTCGAAGTAG